Proteins encoded in a region of the Podarcis muralis chromosome 6, rPodMur119.hap1.1, whole genome shotgun sequence genome:
- the P4HA1 gene encoding prolyl 4-hydroxylase subunit alpha-1 isoform X2: MEPGLAPAHSPGAPPPPPLLCPASRTARAAAFRRGRLPGPAVGGIPARISIPKGALLRAVPDRAERRTGLSSGSRSSLGGFPPRRLLRQEQSSRKMMPTKSCCLLVLCVVLPSSYAHTDFFTSIGHMTDLINTEKDLVTSLKDYIKAEESKLEQIKKWAEKLDKLTDTATKDPEGFLGHPVNAFKLMKRLNTEWSELENLVLKDMSDGFISNMTIQRQYFPNDEDQTGAAKALLRLQDTYNLDTDTISRGNLPGVKHKTFLTAEDCFELGKIAYTEADYYHTELWMEQALKQLDDGEVSPSIGKVSVLDYLSYAVYQQGDLEKAVMLTKRLLELDSEHQRANGNMKYFEYIMEKEKEKEANKSIAQTDGQTEKENKTQKRGPAKDYLPERQKYEMLCRGEGLKMTPRRQKKLFCRYYDGNGNPRYILGPVKQEDEWDRPRIVRFVEIISDEEIETVKELAKPRLSRATVHDPQTGKLTTAHYRVSKSAWLSGYENPVVARINARIQDLTGLDVSTAEELQVANYGVGGQYEPHFDFGRKDEPDAFKELGTGNRIATWLFYMSDVAAGGATVFPEVGASVWPRKGTAVFWYNLFPSGEGDYSTRHAACPVLVGNKWVSNKWIHERGQEFRRPCSLSESD, translated from the exons atgGAGCCGGGTCTCGCGCCTGCGCATTCGCcgggggcgccgccgccgccgccgctgctgtgcCCGGCCTCACGTACAGCTCGGGCGGCCGCGTTCCGAAGGGGCCGCCTCCCAGGGCCGGCGGTGGGCGGGATCCCGGCCCGCATAAGCATTCCGAAAGGGGCCTTGCTGCGTGCAGTCCCGGACCGGGCGGAGAGGCGGACAGGgctcagcagcggcagcaggagcagcTTGGGCGGCTTTCCTCCGAG gCGTTTGTTAAGGCAAGAGCAGAGCAGTAGAAAAATGATGCCCACAAAATCATGTTGCCTTCTAGTCCTCTGTGTTGTGCTTCCCTCTTCATATGCCCATACAGATTTCTTCACTTCCATTG GTCACATGACAGACTTAATTAATACGGAGAAAGACCTGGTGACTTCGCTAAAAGACTATatcaaggcagaagagagcaagCTGGAACAGATTAAGAA ATGGGCAGAGAAACTGGATAAGCTGACAGACACTGCAACGAAAGACCCAGAGGGGTTCTTGGGGCATCCTGTGAATGCATTCAAATTGATGAAGCGACTTAACACAGAGTGGAGCGAGCTGGAGAACCTAGTCCTGAAGGATATGTCTGATG GGTTCATTTCTAACATGACTATTCAACGCCAGTATTTCCCAAATGATGAAGATCAGACTGGTGCTGCCAAAGCTCTCTTACGGCTCCAGGATACCTATAATTTGGATACAGACACTATATCAAGGGGAAATCTCCCAG GAGTGAAACATAAGACATTTCTAACAGCTGAGGATTGCTTTGAGCTGGGCAAGATTGCATACACAGAAGCAGACTACTACCACACTGAACTGTGGATGGAGCAAGCTCTAAAACAGCTGGATGATGGAGAGGTTTCTCCTTCCATTGGCAAGGTTTCTGTCCTAGACTACTTGAGTTATGCTGTGTACCAGCAGGGAGATCTGGAGAAAGCCGTGATGCTTACCAAGCGTCTTCTTGAGTTGG ATTCAGAACACCAGAGAGCTAATGGCAATATGAAATACTTCGAGTACatcatggaaaaagaaaaagaaaaagaagcaaacaaGTCTATTGCCCAAACTGATGGACagactgaaaaggaaaacaaaactcagAAAAGGGGACCTGCCAAAGATTATCTTCCAGAGAGACAGAAGTATGAAATGCTGTGCCGTGGGGAGGGTCTCAAAATG ACCCCAAGAAGACAAAAGAAGCTTTTTTGCCGCTATTACGATGGGAATGGGAATCCCAGGTACATACTGGGCCCTGTTAAACAAGAGGATGAATGGGACCGCCCTCGGATTGTTCGCTTTGTTGAAATAATCTCTGACGAAGAAATAGAAACTGTCAAAGAGCTTGCAAAACCGAGG CTGAGCCGAGCTACTGTGCATGACCCCCAGACTGGGAAACTGACCACAGCACATTACAGAGTCTCTAAGAG TGCCTGGCTGTCTGGATATGAAAACCCTGTAGTAGCACGTATTAATGCAAGAATACAAGATCTTACAGGACTGGATGTTTCCACAGCAGAGGAGCTCCAG GTCGCCAACTACGGCGTAGGAGGCCAGTACGAGCCTCATTTTGATTTTGGAAGG AAAGATGAGCCGGATGCCTTTAAAGAACTGGGTACAGGCAACCGAATTGCAACATGGTTATTCTAT ATGAGTgatgtggcagcaggaggagcgACAGTATTTCCTGAAGTAGGAGCTAGTGTTTGGCCTAGAAAG GGGACAGCTGTATTTTGGTACAATCTTTTTCCAAGCGGTGAAGGGGACTACAGCACAAGGCATGCTGCCTGTCCAGTATTAGTCGGAAACAAATGGG TATCCAATAAGTGGATCCATGAACGTGGGCAAGAATTTCGAAGACCGTGTAGTTTATCAGAGTCGGACTGA
- the P4HA1 gene encoding prolyl 4-hydroxylase subunit alpha-1 isoform X1, producing the protein MEPGLAPAHSPGAPPPPPLLCPASRTARAAAFRRGRLPGPAVGGIPARISIPKGALLRAVPDRAERRTGLSSGSRSSLGGFPPRRLLRQEQSSRKMMPTKSCCLLVLCVVLPSSYAHTDFFTSIGHMTDLINTEKDLVTSLKDYIKAEESKLEQIKKWAEKLDKLTDTATKDPEGFLGHPVNAFKLMKRLNTEWSELENLVLKDMSDGFISNMTIQRQYFPNDEDQTGAAKALLRLQDTYNLDTDTISRGNLPGVKHKTFLTAEDCFELGKIAYTEADYYHTELWMEQALKQLDDGEVSPSIGKVSVLDYLSYAVYQQGDLEKAVMLTKRLLELDSEHQRANGNMKYFEYIMEKEKEKEANKSIAQTDGQTEKENKTQKRGPAKDYLPERQKYEMLCRGEGLKMTPRRQKKLFCRYYDGNGNPRYILGPVKQEDEWDRPRIVRFVEIISDEEIETVKELAKPRLRRATISNPITGVLETAHYRISKSAWLSGYENPVVARINARIQDLTGLDVSTAEELQVANYGVGGQYEPHFDFGRKDEPDAFKELGTGNRIATWLFYMSDVAAGGATVFPEVGASVWPRKGTAVFWYNLFPSGEGDYSTRHAACPVLVGNKWVSNKWIHERGQEFRRPCSLSESD; encoded by the exons atgGAGCCGGGTCTCGCGCCTGCGCATTCGCcgggggcgccgccgccgccgccgctgctgtgcCCGGCCTCACGTACAGCTCGGGCGGCCGCGTTCCGAAGGGGCCGCCTCCCAGGGCCGGCGGTGGGCGGGATCCCGGCCCGCATAAGCATTCCGAAAGGGGCCTTGCTGCGTGCAGTCCCGGACCGGGCGGAGAGGCGGACAGGgctcagcagcggcagcaggagcagcTTGGGCGGCTTTCCTCCGAG gCGTTTGTTAAGGCAAGAGCAGAGCAGTAGAAAAATGATGCCCACAAAATCATGTTGCCTTCTAGTCCTCTGTGTTGTGCTTCCCTCTTCATATGCCCATACAGATTTCTTCACTTCCATTG GTCACATGACAGACTTAATTAATACGGAGAAAGACCTGGTGACTTCGCTAAAAGACTATatcaaggcagaagagagcaagCTGGAACAGATTAAGAA ATGGGCAGAGAAACTGGATAAGCTGACAGACACTGCAACGAAAGACCCAGAGGGGTTCTTGGGGCATCCTGTGAATGCATTCAAATTGATGAAGCGACTTAACACAGAGTGGAGCGAGCTGGAGAACCTAGTCCTGAAGGATATGTCTGATG GGTTCATTTCTAACATGACTATTCAACGCCAGTATTTCCCAAATGATGAAGATCAGACTGGTGCTGCCAAAGCTCTCTTACGGCTCCAGGATACCTATAATTTGGATACAGACACTATATCAAGGGGAAATCTCCCAG GAGTGAAACATAAGACATTTCTAACAGCTGAGGATTGCTTTGAGCTGGGCAAGATTGCATACACAGAAGCAGACTACTACCACACTGAACTGTGGATGGAGCAAGCTCTAAAACAGCTGGATGATGGAGAGGTTTCTCCTTCCATTGGCAAGGTTTCTGTCCTAGACTACTTGAGTTATGCTGTGTACCAGCAGGGAGATCTGGAGAAAGCCGTGATGCTTACCAAGCGTCTTCTTGAGTTGG ATTCAGAACACCAGAGAGCTAATGGCAATATGAAATACTTCGAGTACatcatggaaaaagaaaaagaaaaagaagcaaacaaGTCTATTGCCCAAACTGATGGACagactgaaaaggaaaacaaaactcagAAAAGGGGACCTGCCAAAGATTATCTTCCAGAGAGACAGAAGTATGAAATGCTGTGCCGTGGGGAGGGTCTCAAAATG ACCCCAAGAAGACAAAAGAAGCTTTTTTGCCGCTATTACGATGGGAATGGGAATCCCAGGTACATACTGGGCCCTGTTAAACAAGAGGATGAATGGGACCGCCCTCGGATTGTTCGCTTTGTTGAAATAATCTCTGACGAAGAAATAGAAACTGTCAAAGAGCTTGCAAAACCGAGG CTGAGGCGAGCCACCATTTCAAACCCCATAACAGGCGTTTTGGAGACTGCACATTACAGAATTAGCAAAAG TGCCTGGCTGTCTGGATATGAAAACCCTGTAGTAGCACGTATTAATGCAAGAATACAAGATCTTACAGGACTGGATGTTTCCACAGCAGAGGAGCTCCAG GTCGCCAACTACGGCGTAGGAGGCCAGTACGAGCCTCATTTTGATTTTGGAAGG AAAGATGAGCCGGATGCCTTTAAAGAACTGGGTACAGGCAACCGAATTGCAACATGGTTATTCTAT ATGAGTgatgtggcagcaggaggagcgACAGTATTTCCTGAAGTAGGAGCTAGTGTTTGGCCTAGAAAG GGGACAGCTGTATTTTGGTACAATCTTTTTCCAAGCGGTGAAGGGGACTACAGCACAAGGCATGCTGCCTGTCCAGTATTAGTCGGAAACAAATGGG TATCCAATAAGTGGATCCATGAACGTGGGCAAGAATTTCGAAGACCGTGTAGTTTATCAGAGTCGGACTGA
- the P4HA1 gene encoding prolyl 4-hydroxylase subunit alpha-1 isoform X4 — protein sequence MEPGLAPAHSPGAPPPPPLLCPASRTARAAAFRRGRLPGPAVGGIPARISIPKGALLRAVPDRAERRTGLSSGSRSSLGGFPPRRLLRQEQSSRKMMPTKSCCLLVLCVVLPSSYAHTDFFTSIGHMTDLINTEKDLVTSLKDYIKAEESKLEQIKKWAEKLDKLTDTATKDPEGFLGHPVNAFKLMKRLNTEWSELENLVLKDMSDGFISNMTIQRQYFPNDEDQTGAAKALLRLQDTYNLDTDTISRGNLPGVKHKTFLTAEDCFELGKIAYTEADYYHTELWMEQALKQLDDGEVSPSIGKVSVLDYLSYAVYQQGDLEKAVMLTKRLLELDSEHQRANGNMKYFEYIMEKEKEKEANKSIAQTDGQTEKENKTQKRGPAKDYLPERQKYEMLCRGEGLKMTPRRQKKLFCRYYDGNGNPRYILGPVKQEDEWDRPRIVRFVEIISDEEIETVKELAKPRLSRATVHDPQTGKLTTAHYRVSKSAWLSGYENPVVARINARIQDLTGLDVSTAEELQVANYGVGGQYEPHYDFARASKEMGEK from the exons atgGAGCCGGGTCTCGCGCCTGCGCATTCGCcgggggcgccgccgccgccgccgctgctgtgcCCGGCCTCACGTACAGCTCGGGCGGCCGCGTTCCGAAGGGGCCGCCTCCCAGGGCCGGCGGTGGGCGGGATCCCGGCCCGCATAAGCATTCCGAAAGGGGCCTTGCTGCGTGCAGTCCCGGACCGGGCGGAGAGGCGGACAGGgctcagcagcggcagcaggagcagcTTGGGCGGCTTTCCTCCGAG gCGTTTGTTAAGGCAAGAGCAGAGCAGTAGAAAAATGATGCCCACAAAATCATGTTGCCTTCTAGTCCTCTGTGTTGTGCTTCCCTCTTCATATGCCCATACAGATTTCTTCACTTCCATTG GTCACATGACAGACTTAATTAATACGGAGAAAGACCTGGTGACTTCGCTAAAAGACTATatcaaggcagaagagagcaagCTGGAACAGATTAAGAA ATGGGCAGAGAAACTGGATAAGCTGACAGACACTGCAACGAAAGACCCAGAGGGGTTCTTGGGGCATCCTGTGAATGCATTCAAATTGATGAAGCGACTTAACACAGAGTGGAGCGAGCTGGAGAACCTAGTCCTGAAGGATATGTCTGATG GGTTCATTTCTAACATGACTATTCAACGCCAGTATTTCCCAAATGATGAAGATCAGACTGGTGCTGCCAAAGCTCTCTTACGGCTCCAGGATACCTATAATTTGGATACAGACACTATATCAAGGGGAAATCTCCCAG GAGTGAAACATAAGACATTTCTAACAGCTGAGGATTGCTTTGAGCTGGGCAAGATTGCATACACAGAAGCAGACTACTACCACACTGAACTGTGGATGGAGCAAGCTCTAAAACAGCTGGATGATGGAGAGGTTTCTCCTTCCATTGGCAAGGTTTCTGTCCTAGACTACTTGAGTTATGCTGTGTACCAGCAGGGAGATCTGGAGAAAGCCGTGATGCTTACCAAGCGTCTTCTTGAGTTGG ATTCAGAACACCAGAGAGCTAATGGCAATATGAAATACTTCGAGTACatcatggaaaaagaaaaagaaaaagaagcaaacaaGTCTATTGCCCAAACTGATGGACagactgaaaaggaaaacaaaactcagAAAAGGGGACCTGCCAAAGATTATCTTCCAGAGAGACAGAAGTATGAAATGCTGTGCCGTGGGGAGGGTCTCAAAATG ACCCCAAGAAGACAAAAGAAGCTTTTTTGCCGCTATTACGATGGGAATGGGAATCCCAGGTACATACTGGGCCCTGTTAAACAAGAGGATGAATGGGACCGCCCTCGGATTGTTCGCTTTGTTGAAATAATCTCTGACGAAGAAATAGAAACTGTCAAAGAGCTTGCAAAACCGAGG CTGAGCCGAGCTACTGTGCATGACCCCCAGACTGGGAAACTGACCACAGCACATTACAGAGTCTCTAAGAG TGCCTGGCTGTCTGGATATGAAAACCCTGTAGTAGCACGTATTAATGCAAGAATACAAGATCTTACAGGACTGGATGTTTCCACAGCAGAGGAGCTCCAG GTAGCAAATTATGGAGTGGGAGGACAATATGAGCCCCACTATGACTTTGCTCGGGCAAGTAAAGAGATGGGTGAAAAATGA
- the P4HA1 gene encoding prolyl 4-hydroxylase subunit alpha-1 isoform X3, producing the protein MEPGLAPAHSPGAPPPPPLLCPASRTARAAAFRRGRLPGPAVGGIPARISIPKGALLRAVPDRAERRTGLSSGSRSSLGGFPPRRLLRQEQSSRKMMPTKSCCLLVLCVVLPSSYAHTDFFTSIGHMTDLINTEKDLVTSLKDYIKAEESKLEQIKKWAEKLDKLTDTATKDPEGFLGHPVNAFKLMKRLNTEWSELENLVLKDMSDGFISNMTIQRQYFPNDEDQTGAAKALLRLQDTYNLDTDTISRGNLPGVKHKTFLTAEDCFELGKIAYTEADYYHTELWMEQALKQLDDGEVSPSIGKVSVLDYLSYAVYQQGDLEKAVMLTKRLLELDSEHQRANGNMKYFEYIMEKEKEKEANKSIAQTDGQTEKENKTQKRGPAKDYLPERQKYEMLCRGEGLKMTPRRQKKLFCRYYDGNGNPRYILGPVKQEDEWDRPRIVRFVEIISDEEIETVKELAKPRLRRATISNPITGVLETAHYRISKSAWLSGYENPVVARINARIQDLTGLDVSTAEELQVANYGVGGQYEPHYDFARASKEMGEK; encoded by the exons atgGAGCCGGGTCTCGCGCCTGCGCATTCGCcgggggcgccgccgccgccgccgctgctgtgcCCGGCCTCACGTACAGCTCGGGCGGCCGCGTTCCGAAGGGGCCGCCTCCCAGGGCCGGCGGTGGGCGGGATCCCGGCCCGCATAAGCATTCCGAAAGGGGCCTTGCTGCGTGCAGTCCCGGACCGGGCGGAGAGGCGGACAGGgctcagcagcggcagcaggagcagcTTGGGCGGCTTTCCTCCGAG gCGTTTGTTAAGGCAAGAGCAGAGCAGTAGAAAAATGATGCCCACAAAATCATGTTGCCTTCTAGTCCTCTGTGTTGTGCTTCCCTCTTCATATGCCCATACAGATTTCTTCACTTCCATTG GTCACATGACAGACTTAATTAATACGGAGAAAGACCTGGTGACTTCGCTAAAAGACTATatcaaggcagaagagagcaagCTGGAACAGATTAAGAA ATGGGCAGAGAAACTGGATAAGCTGACAGACACTGCAACGAAAGACCCAGAGGGGTTCTTGGGGCATCCTGTGAATGCATTCAAATTGATGAAGCGACTTAACACAGAGTGGAGCGAGCTGGAGAACCTAGTCCTGAAGGATATGTCTGATG GGTTCATTTCTAACATGACTATTCAACGCCAGTATTTCCCAAATGATGAAGATCAGACTGGTGCTGCCAAAGCTCTCTTACGGCTCCAGGATACCTATAATTTGGATACAGACACTATATCAAGGGGAAATCTCCCAG GAGTGAAACATAAGACATTTCTAACAGCTGAGGATTGCTTTGAGCTGGGCAAGATTGCATACACAGAAGCAGACTACTACCACACTGAACTGTGGATGGAGCAAGCTCTAAAACAGCTGGATGATGGAGAGGTTTCTCCTTCCATTGGCAAGGTTTCTGTCCTAGACTACTTGAGTTATGCTGTGTACCAGCAGGGAGATCTGGAGAAAGCCGTGATGCTTACCAAGCGTCTTCTTGAGTTGG ATTCAGAACACCAGAGAGCTAATGGCAATATGAAATACTTCGAGTACatcatggaaaaagaaaaagaaaaagaagcaaacaaGTCTATTGCCCAAACTGATGGACagactgaaaaggaaaacaaaactcagAAAAGGGGACCTGCCAAAGATTATCTTCCAGAGAGACAGAAGTATGAAATGCTGTGCCGTGGGGAGGGTCTCAAAATG ACCCCAAGAAGACAAAAGAAGCTTTTTTGCCGCTATTACGATGGGAATGGGAATCCCAGGTACATACTGGGCCCTGTTAAACAAGAGGATGAATGGGACCGCCCTCGGATTGTTCGCTTTGTTGAAATAATCTCTGACGAAGAAATAGAAACTGTCAAAGAGCTTGCAAAACCGAGG CTGAGGCGAGCCACCATTTCAAACCCCATAACAGGCGTTTTGGAGACTGCACATTACAGAATTAGCAAAAG TGCCTGGCTGTCTGGATATGAAAACCCTGTAGTAGCACGTATTAATGCAAGAATACAAGATCTTACAGGACTGGATGTTTCCACAGCAGAGGAGCTCCAG GTAGCAAATTATGGAGTGGGAGGACAATATGAGCCCCACTATGACTTTGCTCGGGCAAGTAAAGAGATGGGTGAAAAATGA